In Natator depressus isolate rNatDep1 chromosome 17, rNatDep2.hap1, whole genome shotgun sequence, one genomic interval encodes:
- the UNC45B gene encoding protein unc-45 homolog B isoform X4, with translation MEDPAQLKEEGNKYFQADDYENAINSYTKAMKLTKDKSLQAILYRNRAACFLKTESYAQAASDASRAIDINASDIKALYRRSQALERLGKLDQAFKDVQRCATIEPRNKNFQETLRRLGANIQEKLRIEFSTDARVSNMFDILLDGTSEKEKREKAANNLIVLGREEAGAERIFQNNGVKLLLQLIETKNAEMILAAVRTLSGMCTGHNARATAILHLLGIDKICMWMAVDNEEISLAVCNLLQVITDSLSGEGEKEQHGKEAALVLDTKKDLKMITVHLLDMLVSKKVSGQGRDQALNLLSKNIPRKDLKIHDNSRTIFVIDSGLKKILKVVGQVPELPNCLPLTENTRMITSILLNKLYDDLRCDPERDNFREICEEYIKSKVDPQDMDKTLHAIQTVSGIMQGPFDLGNKLLGMTGVMEMMVALCGSEREIDQLVAVESLIHASTKLSRATFIITNGVTLLKEVYKKTKNEKIKIRALVGLCKLGSAGGTDYGLRQFAEGSTEKLAKQCRKWLCNSSIDIRTRKWAVEGLAYLTLDADVKDDFVEDKPALQAMFELAKTSDKTILYSVASTLVNCTNSYDVKELVPELVQLAQFSKQHVPEEHPKDKKDFVLKRVKRLLKAGVISALACMVKADSAILTDQTKELLARVFLALCEDPKDRGTIVAQGGGKALIPLALEGTDVGKVKASHALAKIAAISNPDIAFPGERVYEVVRPLVSLLNTERDGLQNYEALLGLTNLSGRSDKLRVVITVLCRWGREEVS, from the exons GAGAGCTATGCCCAAGCAGCATCGGACGCTTCTAGAG CGATTGACATCAATGCTTCAGATATTAAGGCCCTGTACAGGCGCAGCCAGGCTCTGGAGAGGCTGGGGAAGTTGGACCAAGCCTTCAAAGACGTCCAGAGGTGTGCCACCATTGAGCCCCGCAATAAAAACTTCCAGGAGACCCTGAGGCGTCTGGGAGCCAATATTCAGGAAAAG CTGCGCATTGAGTTCTCCACCGATGCCAGAGTGTCGAACATGTTTGACATCCTGCTGGATGGGACCAGTGAGAAAGAGAAGCGAGAGAAG GCTGCGAACAATCTCATTGTTCTGGGGCGGGAGGAAGCGGGAGCCGAGAGGATATTCCAGAACAATGGGgtaaagctgctgctgcagctgataGAAACCAAAAATGCGGAGATGATCCTAGCAGCCGTAAGGACCCTTTCGGGCATGTGCACTGGGCACAATGCACGG GCCACAGCAATCCTTCACCTCCTGGGAATTGATAAAATTTGTATGTGGATGGCTGTGGATAACGAAGAAATCTCTTTGGCTGTTTGCAATCTCCTACAAGTCATTACAGACTCCTTatcaggggagggagagaaggagcaaCATGGGAAAGAAGCAGCTCTGGTGCTGG ACACGAAGAAGGATTTGAAGATGATCACAGTGCACCTGCTGGACATGCTGGTCAGTAAGAAGGTGTCTGGGCAAGGTCGGGACCAGGCTCTCAACCTGCTCAGCAAGAACATACCAAGAAAGGATCTGAAAATCCACGACAACTCTAGAACCATCTTCGTCATTGACAGTG GTCTAAAAAAGATCTTGAAAGTCGTAGGCCAGGTTCCCGAGCTTCCCAATTGCCTGCCCTTAACGGAGAACACCCGGATGATCACTTCCATTCTCCTGAATAAGCTGTATGATGACCTGCGATGTGATCCTGAGCGAGACAACTTCAGAGAGATCTGTGAAGAGTACATCAA GAGCAAGGTTGATCCTCAGGACATGGATAAGACTCTCCATGCCATCCAGACAGTGTCTGGGATCATGCAAGGGCCTTTTGACTTGGGCAACAAGTTGCTGGGCATGACGGGTGTCATGGAGATGATGGTGGCTTTGTGTGGCTCTGAGAGAGAGATCGACCAGCTGGTGGCTGTGGAGTCCCTCATCCATGCCTCCACCAAGCTGAGCCGGGCCACCTTCATCATCACCAACGGAGTGACGCTGCTGAAGGAAGTCTACAAGAAGACCAAGAATGAGAAGATCAAAATTCGAGCTCTCGTG GGTCTTTGCAAGCTGGGATCAGCTGGAGGCACCGACTATGGCCTGAGACAATTTGCTGAGGGATCCACAGAAAAGCTGGCAAAACAGTGTCGAAA GTGGCTGTGCAACAGCAGCATTGACATCCGCACCAGGAAGTGGGCTGTGGAAGGTCTGGCATACCTAACCCTGGATGCAGACGTGAAAGATGACTTTGTGGAAGATAAGCCAGCCCTGCAAGCCATGTTTGAATTAGCGAAG ACGAGTGACAAGACTATCCTGTACTCTGTGGCTTCCACGCTGGTGAACTGTACCAACAGTTACGATGTCAAAGAGCTGGTCCCAGAGCTCGTGCAGCTGGCGCAGTTTTCCAAACAGCATGTACCCGAGGAGCACCCCAAG GACAAGAAGGACTTTGTTTTGAAGCGAGTGAAACGGCTGCTGAAAGCTGGCGTCATTTCTGCCCTGGCCTGTATGGTGAAGGCTGATAGTGCCATCTTAACGGACCAGACCAAGGAGCTGCTAGCCAG GGTATTCCTTGCCTTGTGTGAGGATCCCAAGGACCGTGGTACCATTGTAGCTCAAGGTGGTGGAAAG GCCCTGATACCTCTGGCGCTAGAAGGCACAGATGTCGGCAAAGTGAAGGCTTCTCATGCTCTAGCCAAAATTGCTGCCATTTCCAATCCAGACATAGCATTCCCAGGAGAGAGG GTGTATGAGGTGGTCCGGCCGCTGGTCAGCTTGTTGAATACAGAGAGAGACGGGCTGCAGAATTATGAGGCTCTATTAGGTCTCACTAACTTGTCAGGAAGAAGTGACAAACTCAG GGTGGTAATAACGGTCCTGTGCcggtggggaagagaagaagttagttga